A window of the Lepus europaeus isolate LE1 chromosome 5, mLepTim1.pri, whole genome shotgun sequence genome harbors these coding sequences:
- the LOC133760353 gene encoding S-phase kinase-associated protein 1-like, whose product MPSIKLQSSDGEIFEVDAEIAKQSVTIKTMLEDLGMDDEGDDDPVPLPNVNAAILKKVIQWCTHHKDDPPPPEDDENKEKRTDDVPVWDQEFLKVDQGTLLELILAANYLDTKGLLDVTCRTVANMIKGKTPEEIRKTFNIKNDFTEEAAAQVRKENQWCEEK is encoded by the coding sequence ATGCCTTCAATAAAGTTGCAGAGTTCTGATGGAGAGATTTTTGAAGTTGATGCAGAAATTGCTAAACAGTCTGTGACTATCAAGACCATGTTGGAAGATTTGGGGATGGATGATGAAGGAGATGATGACCCGGTTCCTCTACCAAATGTTAATGCAGCAATATTAAAAAAGGTCATTCAGTGGTGCACTCACCACAAGGATGATCCTCCTCCTCCTGAAGACGATGAGAACAAGGAAAAGCGAACGGATGATGTCCCTGTTTGGGACCAGGAATTCCTGAAAGTTGACCAAGGAACACTTTTGGAGCTTATTCTGGCTGCAAACTACTTAGACACCAAAGGTTTGCTGGACGTTACGTGCAGGACTGTTGCCAATATGATCAAGGGGAAGACTCCTGAGGAGATTCGCAAGACCTTCAACATTAAGAACGACTTTACTGAAGAAGCAGCAGCCCAGGTACGCAAAGAGAACCAGTGGTGTGAAGAGAAGTGA